The window TGAAATGACAACATTTATTTATAGGGGGGCATAAAAAGGGAGGCAGCCATCGGTCCGGGGATAGTGCgaaaaaatatgggaaaaagGGTTCAACGAAAAAGGGCCACCATGAAGACGACAGCAAAGGGTTCTCGAGGGAGGGAGGcaaaaagaaattcgaaaaacaCCATAAGGAACATCATAAAAAGGGCGCGAAAGCTAAAGGCAATCGTTATGGGTATGAACATTGAGTGAATATAGGAGAAAAATTGTGTTTTGCTAGTCAGATGGGGGCTAAAGAAAGCCATAATGTTTGTTTTCATAATTTATGAAACttgtctaatttaaaaaaagagtgtTTTTTTGTCGCAAATTATACTTTTACCTAGATTGGATGGTGTAAGTTGATTTCATGCAAGAGTTAAGATGCTAGGAAATAACGTGTTTTTATGTTATAAGTGAAAgtaaatcctttttaaattgattatgtgtttttttgttttgggcGTGTTTCGTGCGGAATTTGTTAATTTGACTCGTTTGGTAACGTTGGGATTTGTGtggttttttggtttttatgttaatttaaaactCAAGTTTATTGCTTTGCGCCTATTATGGAAGATaatcaattttgtttatttaaatttgttgcaATTTTATGAATTCGAATATTGttataaagcaaaataaacacattccaattaaattaaaattattttccgttaaaaacctatttttttaacatttattttattgttaggataatttctttctttttcaattttactttacttttttgattcttaatatattttaattgatttttaggaatttttttttgtctttttaattatttttaattttcctcccGGAGTTTCTAAAAaccgttattaaaaaaaaataaaaataaggtttttaaattaagtgaTAAAAAACAACATGGAAAACCGACCTATGAGAGGTAGGAAGAATTATTTCAACTAACGGGAATGAAATGAAAAGTTCGGGTAAGTAATGCCTAGAAAACTTAAACAAACTACATATatgtacaatttatttattttgccaaaaaaattttttttattaaaattacacgaaaaatcataaatcaaaaataaaagtattttaacaataattacaTAAATTGAATGGATATCATGGTGCTTGACATTAGTTCCTTTTCAACATATAAGCTTGTCTAATGTTATCATTTATAGCCTTTTATGTCTTTTGTATAACATGGGGCAGAAATCCAGAAACATCAAGTCTGGAGATCTTGCAGGCCAGTTAAAAAAATCGAGTTTGACATAAATATCACTTTTTGTTTTAGTGCGTTAGGTAGGACTTCTCCCGTCAAAATGACcagtttaaaaatagttaaagttTGTCCTCctgattgaatattttattaaatattgtatctTTGAGGTGTAACAACACTGTCAAACCtcatatataaaacatatattttttaaatatctttaggtggagttattttttaaatccttgatGAACGATTAATGAATATCGAAAAATGgagaaattttcttattttttttgtagtctTGCATAGCAATTTgcagtaaaattaaaaacgttCGACGTTGACAGCTATATCAGGTCGTGATtaacatttttgacatttgacgttaaCCCAATCGATTCTAGTGTTgccagttttaaatgaaaaagtaaaaaaaatattcattttcagtttatttttatatttgtctcattttaataataaaactgtaGATCTCACCactattaatttataactgACCTCTTTGACATTTCATATTAGGCAAATCAATATActgttatatatattaatactcttaaatctcttataaaaatatttgttcattGACATTTGACGTTGAGAGCTCTTAAATCTTAATTGTCATTATTGAAGTTTGGGTGTTGCTAGATTTAAGTGCAACAAGTGCCTAGAAGaaatgagaaattatttaaaatgcctggaaaatataaaaccaCCAGCTAAAATGCATTGAATAAGGTCACAAATAACTCATATAACTAAACAATACGTACATAACTTAAACAATGATCTAAACTCCCAgatacacatttttttacaaaatattatactgtatttataaaagacatttttttttaaatacatttataaataatcttaaaatgcCTGATGAAGACATGATAAAAGTCGAAAtacgaagaaaaataaatttatatagcaAAATTGTAGTATTTAGATCAAATGTTAATAAATCTAGTCATCAACTGAGAAGTGCGTATTGACAAATGACATTTGACGTTGACAGCCGCCAATTCCTGCCTAACGTTTTTGATGTTAGCCGTTAACCTAATTAACTTTTCCCATTCCTGTGTTGTCAGTTTTCAGCtagaaatcatttttatatttgtcttaaatcatttaaatgcataaatttaaatacgATGGATAGCAACACCAAAGAATTATTGATCAAAACTGTTATTTATGACAGATATCAAATTTTGATTGACGTTTAAGgctgacatatttttttaatgtgattttCACGTGGGCATTTGACGTTGAATTGTGTTTTTTGAAACATCGCtaagaaattaagttttttaattgatagatatttccatttaaaatgaaggaaaacaatttaatataaacaataatttttagtttaagaaTTGTCTACGTGGGGATACAAGTAGTATGACAATTAACAGCTGTCAAAAAGTTTGTTTGacattatgtaaataaataattatatgttCCGGTGTCGCCACTCTTAAGcgaaaattttgaaatgaaacataaccttaaatgttacttatttacaaaaattattgttcaatgACTGAAGAAGACTATTGTTCAAATGTCTAAATGTCTAAAGGAACTCAGGATTAATTTCTAATACCTAAAagatttatatacaaataacgtTAAATTCCTAAATGAATGACGTCAATGTCAccttctattttaattattcgaGACTTTTCCTATCATCACGATAGAAAAGagtaaaaaagtattaaaaaaaactgcctCTAGAcagcataaaattttattataaacccTTTTTGAGGTGTGACAACACTGTAAAATCGCCATACTGTATCTATTTGATATTTGACGCTGACaggtgttttattttaattgtcatTTTTGACGTTTTGCCGTTTCTAGGTTGAGTGCAaaaaagtgcctggaataaaatgaaaaattacgtcaaatgcctgaaagaactCACGATTAATTTCAAATacctaaaagttaaaaaaaaataacgttcaATCCTTGCAGACATCATGTAACgtaactttctattttaattACTCGAGACTTTTCCTGTGACAGAAATGACAGGAAAGAGTgtaatagtatttaaaaattgccCTCCTAAGTcagcataaaatgttattataaacCGTCTTTTAGACGTGGCAACCCTGTACAATCTTCATACtgtatttatttgacatttgacgttgaCAGGTATTAAATCTTAATTGTCATTTTTGACGTTTCGCTGCTGCCAGGTTTGAGTGAAAATAAGTGCCTAgactaaaatgaaaaatctcgtCAAATGCCTCGAAGAAACTAGGATTCATTTCCAATACCTAAAAGTGTTATAAAATAACGTTAAATTCCTGAAGAGATGAATGACAGCAATATCACcgtctattttaattattcgaGACATTTCCTGTCATAATGATAGAAAAGAGCGCAAAAGTATTCAAAAAATGCCTCCTTAAGTcagcataaaatgttattaaaaaccGTCTTTTAGGCGTGGCAACCCTGTACAATCTTCATCCTGTATCCACTTGACATCTGACGTTGACAGCTATCCAATCTTAGTGTTCATTTTTGGCGTTACGCTGTTGCCAGGTCTAAGTGAAAAAAAGTGCCTGgactaaaatgaaaaattacgttaaatgcctggaagaaaatcaaaaattactccTGAATACCTGAAAGAactcagaaataatttttaatgtctaGAAGTTTTGAAGAATGACattaaatacctgaaaaattctaaaaaaatattgtcactAGTAAATACACTGTAACATCTTCACCCcgtatttatttgacatttaatgctGACAGCTATTAAAtcttaatagtaattttttgacttttcgGGGTTGCCAAACCTAAGTGACCTTTCCAATTGGGCCAGccattaaaaaaacctttttgtaataaatatataattgcaTAATTAATAACGATATTGAATTGGATTGTTCCTTTTTTACTCTTTGTAGCAATAaaccaaatataatttattaacaaacgttcgtttttttttcgttattgaGCCTAATAATGACCAGAAACCACAATTTACTTacaaaaccgtttttttttttcttttttaaataataatcgtGCACAacaatgaatatatttttttcatgacTGACAATTTAAACATATGGTTGCTTATGGTGCTGTCGcttggaaaactttaaaaaatttcccTTTTTCTGAATTTTCCTCTTGAGCTCGTTATACTGGGGCGCGCAATCGCAGTAGATTTGCGTACTTTGATGGGGCCACGGAGGTTGGAAGATCGGCTGCAGGTTCTGGTCCAAATAGGTGCAATAAGGGATATCGGCCACTTTTTGCATCCCCAGTTTCTCGCAGATTTTTGCCCTAAGAAGAACATCATAAAATGAAGAGAAAATTGATGGAAATTTGATGATTTATTACGTGTTAACGTTGGTGGCGTCACATCTGATTACAGGGAAACCTGCATCTGCCCCTAAGGATTTCGATTCTTCCAAGAGTCTAAAGGCGAGTCCTTTTTTACGGTGGGATCTGTTGACAAAGAGGTACGCCATCTGTAAAAATAATACTCGAATGAACTTATATGCATGATGAGACTTTGACGACCAAACATTTCATAATAAAGATAATTGGTAACTACTCAACTGGACGCAAATAagatctattaaattatttacactACTATTTGAATGACCACCATAAAGAAAACTTCAGACCAATAAGCTTGGTACTAAAATTGTTGCTTTCTCACAGATGGTTGAACCAACCCAAGCCAATATAATCAATAAGAGACAAAGccttgtttcttacaggcagtcctggaataaaaattgcattat of the Anthonomus grandis grandis chromosome 3, icAntGran1.3, whole genome shotgun sequence genome contains:
- the LOC126734382 gene encoding uncharacterized protein LOC126734382 isoform X2 gives rise to the protein MHQSYYDGEPTIMSLNIRPNSVLDELALRSLAEGYTLVAKCKYNGNIVGACINQSLSEWDPEMQEKLACSVKHDETRKLIMFQAYVSRAPDLFRCLGVKKIYEMAYLFVNRSHRKKGLAFRLLEESKSLGADAGFPVIRCDATNVNTAKICEKLGMQKVADIPYCTYLDQNLQPIFQPPWPHQSTQIYCDCAPQYNELKRKIQKKGNFLKFSKRQHHKQPYV